One genomic window of Actinoplanes lobatus includes the following:
- the rplJ gene encoding 50S ribosomal protein L10, which produces MADKPVRADKASAVSELTDHFRGSAATVLTEYRGLTVKELTELRRSLGGENKYAVAKNTLAKRAAADAGIEGLDALFTGPTALAFVNGDVVEAAKGLRAFAKAHPVLVIKGGVFEGKAITADEVNKLADLESREVLLAKLAGAMKANLSKAAATFQAPLTKTVRTVEALRAQREQAGSAEA; this is translated from the coding sequence ATGGCGGACAAGCCGGTCCGGGCCGACAAGGCTTCGGCTGTTTCCGAGCTCACGGATCACTTCCGTGGTTCGGCGGCCACCGTGTTGACCGAATACCGCGGCCTCACCGTGAAGGAGCTCACCGAGCTCCGGCGGTCGCTGGGCGGCGAGAACAAGTACGCCGTCGCCAAGAACACGCTCGCGAAGCGTGCCGCGGCTGACGCGGGTATCGAGGGCCTCGACGCGCTGTTCACCGGTCCTACCGCGCTCGCCTTCGTGAACGGTGATGTGGTCGAGGCGGCCAAGGGCCTCCGTGCCTTCGCCAAGGCCCACCCCGTTCTCGTCATCAAGGGCGGTGTCTTCGAGGGCAAGGCCATCACGGCGGACGAGGTCAACAAGCTTGCTGACCTCGAGTCCCGTGAGGTTCTGCTGGCCAAGCTGGCCGGCGCCATGAAGGCCAACCTGAGCAAGGCCGCTGCCACGTTCCAGGCGCCCCTCACCAAGACGGTGCGCACGGTCGAGGCTCTGCGGGCGCAGCGCGAACAGGCTGGTTCCGCCGAGGCCTGA
- a CDS encoding ATP-binding cassette domain-containing protein, producing the protein MRFDKVWFRYARRADWTLQDIDAAVEPGQTIVVLGRNGAGKSTLLQLAAGVLRPSRGVIHDRPAVVGWVPERFPAAQPFTTIGYLRSMAQIRGLPAAGADRWLERLGLTGHADTPLPDLSKGTAQKVGLAQALLTTPGLLVLDEPWEGLDAPSRQLIPELVTEVTAAGGAVLVSDHRGEIANLPGAIHWTVTGHGLHHTGEPEPEPEPEPDTGADEVVVEVVARRHEAAATVDRLRASGHRVLGVRERDPAGVRGTSSFPRQRAMGVPGIESTESEGR; encoded by the coding sequence GTGCGCTTCGACAAAGTCTGGTTCCGGTACGCGCGACGCGCCGACTGGACGCTGCAGGACATCGACGCCGCGGTGGAGCCCGGGCAGACGATCGTGGTGCTCGGCCGCAACGGCGCCGGCAAGTCGACCCTGCTGCAACTCGCCGCGGGGGTGCTCCGCCCGTCCCGGGGCGTGATCCACGACCGGCCGGCCGTGGTGGGCTGGGTCCCCGAACGCTTCCCGGCCGCCCAGCCGTTCACCACGATCGGCTACCTGCGCTCGATGGCCCAGATCCGTGGCCTGCCCGCGGCCGGCGCCGACCGGTGGCTCGAGCGGCTCGGCCTGACAGGGCACGCCGACACCCCGCTGCCGGACCTCTCCAAGGGCACCGCGCAGAAGGTCGGCCTGGCCCAGGCTCTGCTCACCACACCCGGCCTGCTGGTCCTGGACGAGCCCTGGGAGGGTCTCGACGCCCCGTCCCGGCAGCTCATCCCGGAACTCGTCACCGAGGTCACCGCTGCCGGCGGGGCGGTCCTGGTCAGCGATCACCGTGGCGAGATCGCCAACCTGCCGGGCGCGATCCACTGGACCGTCACCGGCCACGGGCTGCACCACACCGGCGAGCCCGAGCCCGAGCCCGAGCCCGAGCCGGACACCGGCGCCGACGAGGTGGTGGTCGAGGTGGTGGCGCGACGGCATGAGGCCGCCGCGACGGTGGACCGGCTCCGTGCCTCCGGTCACCGTGTCCTCGGGGTCCGGGAGCGAGACCCGGCCGGGGTACGCGGGACGAGCTCCTTCCCGAGGCAGAGGGCGATGGGCGTACCCGGAATCGAGAGCACCGAGAGTGAGGGGCGATGA
- the rpmG gene encoding 50S ribosomal protein L33: MAKATDVRPKITLACTECKDRNYITKKNRRNDPDRVELKKFCPRDGKHTLHRETR, encoded by the coding sequence GTGGCCAAGGCGACCGACGTCCGTCCGAAGATCACCCTGGCGTGCACGGAGTGCAAGGACCGGAACTACATCACCAAGAAGAACCGGCGTAACGACCCGGACCGCGTCGAGCTGAAGAAGTTCTGCCCGCGCGACGGGAAGCACACCCTGCACCGCGAGACCCGTTGA
- the rpoB gene encoding DNA-directed RNA polymerase subunit beta has translation MAASRPAKTSRTSSAYAPRRVSFGRITEQLEVPNLLALQTESFDWLVGNEGWQARTTDDPHAHSGLAEILEEISPIEDFSGTMSLSFSSPRFDEVKASIEECKEKDLTYCAPLFVTAEFTNNTTGEIKSQTVFMGDFPMMTPKGTFVINGTERVVVSQLVRSPGVYFTKEPDKTSDRDLTSVKVIPSRGAWLEFDIDKRDTVGVRIDRKRRQAVTVLLKAIGWSADQIRERFGWSELLMTTLEKDHIAGQDEALLDIYRKLRPGEPPTRENAQTLLDNLFFNPKRYDVAKVGRYKFNKKLEIDVPIVRGTLTEEDVVRTVDYLCRLHAGEDGYEADDIDHFGNRRLRTVGELIQNQVRVGLSRMERVVRERMTTQDVEAITPQTLINIRPVVAAIKEFFGTSQLSQFMDQTNPLAGLTHRRRLSALGPGGLSRERAGFEVRDVHPSHYGRMCPIETPEGPNIGLIGALSTFARVNPFGFIETPYRKVENGVVSDEVHYLTADEEDRFIKAQANAVLSSDGTFAEDRVLVRRKGGEVDYVPGTEVDYMDVSPRQMTSVATAMIPFLEHDDANRALMGANMQRQAVPLVKAESPLVGTGMEYRAAVDAGDVVVAEVGGVVEDLCADYVTVHQDDGHRRTYLLHKFRRSNAGSCVNQKPIVFEGDRVEAGQVIADGPCTDEGEMALGRNLLVAFMCWEGHNYEDAIILSQRLVQQDVLTSIHIEEHEVDARDTKLGPEEITRDIPNVSEEMLADLDERGIIRIGAEVVPGDILVGKVTPKGETELTPEERLLRAIFGEKAREVRDTSLKVPHGETGTVIGVRTFSREDGDELPPGVNELVRVYVAQKRKIQDGDKLAGRHGNKGVISKILPVEDMPFLEDGTPVDIVLNPLGVPSRMNIGQVLETHLGWIAKTGWSVEGEDEDWKRQLRSIEAHESSADSNVATPVFDGAQEEEIKGLLESTLVNRDGKRLVNGDGKAQLFDGRSGEPLPDPISVGYVYILKLNHLVDDKIHARSTGPYSMITQQPLGGKAQFGGQRFGEMECWAMQAYGAAYALQELLTIKSDDVLGRVKVYEAIVKGENIPEPGIPESFKVLLKELQSLCLNVEVLSSDGVALEMRETDDEVFRAAEELGIDLSRRPNEGVSSVEEI, from the coding sequence TTGGCAGCTTCCCGCCCTGCGAAGACCAGCCGTACGTCGAGCGCTTACGCACCCCGCCGGGTCTCTTTCGGCCGGATCACCGAGCAGCTAGAGGTCCCCAACCTCCTCGCACTCCAGACCGAGTCCTTCGACTGGCTGGTCGGCAATGAGGGTTGGCAGGCCCGGACGACGGACGACCCGCACGCCCACTCGGGCCTCGCAGAGATCCTCGAAGAGATCAGTCCCATTGAGGACTTCTCCGGCACCATGTCGCTGTCCTTCTCGTCTCCGCGCTTCGACGAGGTGAAGGCCTCGATCGAGGAGTGCAAAGAGAAGGACCTGACCTACTGTGCCCCGCTGTTCGTGACCGCGGAGTTCACCAACAACACGACTGGCGAGATCAAGAGCCAGACCGTGTTCATGGGTGACTTCCCGATGATGACCCCCAAGGGGACGTTCGTCATCAACGGCACCGAGCGGGTCGTGGTGAGTCAGCTCGTCCGTTCGCCGGGCGTGTACTTCACCAAGGAGCCGGACAAGACCTCCGACCGTGACCTCACCAGCGTCAAGGTCATCCCGAGCCGGGGTGCCTGGCTGGAGTTCGACATCGACAAGCGCGACACCGTGGGTGTCCGCATCGACCGTAAGCGCCGGCAGGCCGTCACCGTCCTGCTCAAGGCGATCGGTTGGTCCGCCGACCAGATCCGTGAGCGCTTCGGCTGGTCCGAACTGCTCATGACGACGCTGGAGAAGGACCACATCGCCGGGCAGGACGAGGCCCTGCTAGACATCTACCGCAAGCTGCGCCCTGGCGAGCCCCCCACCCGGGAGAACGCGCAGACCCTGCTCGACAACCTCTTCTTCAACCCGAAGCGGTATGACGTAGCCAAGGTCGGCCGGTACAAGTTCAACAAGAAGCTCGAGATCGACGTGCCGATCGTTCGTGGCACGCTGACCGAGGAAGACGTCGTCCGCACCGTCGACTACCTCTGCCGGCTGCATGCCGGTGAGGACGGGTACGAGGCCGACGACATCGACCACTTCGGCAACCGGCGCCTGCGTACGGTCGGCGAGCTCATCCAGAACCAGGTCCGCGTGGGCCTCTCCCGGATGGAGCGGGTCGTCCGTGAGCGGATGACGACCCAGGACGTCGAGGCGATCACGCCGCAGACCCTGATCAACATCCGGCCGGTCGTGGCCGCGATCAAGGAGTTCTTCGGCACCTCGCAGCTGTCGCAGTTCATGGACCAGACGAACCCGCTCGCGGGTCTGACCCACCGTCGCCGTCTGTCGGCGCTCGGCCCGGGTGGTCTGAGCCGTGAGCGGGCCGGCTTCGAGGTCCGCGACGTGCACCCGTCCCACTACGGCCGGATGTGCCCGATCGAGACCCCTGAGGGCCCGAACATCGGTCTGATCGGCGCGCTCTCGACGTTCGCGCGGGTCAACCCGTTCGGCTTCATCGAGACGCCGTACCGGAAGGTCGAGAACGGTGTCGTCAGCGACGAGGTGCACTACCTCACCGCCGACGAGGAAGACCGGTTCATCAAGGCCCAGGCGAACGCCGTGCTGTCCAGCGACGGCACCTTCGCCGAGGACCGCGTCCTGGTCCGCCGTAAGGGCGGTGAGGTCGACTACGTGCCCGGCACCGAGGTCGACTACATGGACGTCTCGCCGCGGCAGATGACCTCCGTCGCGACCGCGATGATCCCCTTCCTCGAGCACGACGACGCGAACCGTGCCCTCATGGGCGCGAACATGCAGCGTCAGGCCGTGCCGCTGGTCAAGGCGGAGTCGCCGCTCGTCGGCACCGGCATGGAGTACCGTGCCGCGGTCGACGCCGGTGACGTGGTCGTCGCCGAGGTCGGCGGTGTCGTCGAGGACCTGTGCGCCGACTACGTGACGGTGCACCAGGACGACGGCCACCGGCGTACCTACCTGCTGCACAAGTTCCGCCGGTCGAACGCGGGCTCCTGCGTCAACCAGAAGCCGATCGTGTTCGAGGGCGACCGCGTCGAGGCCGGCCAGGTCATCGCCGACGGTCCCTGCACCGACGAGGGCGAGATGGCGCTCGGGCGCAACCTGCTCGTCGCCTTCATGTGCTGGGAGGGCCACAACTACGAGGACGCGATCATCCTGTCGCAGCGCCTCGTGCAGCAGGACGTCCTCACCTCGATCCACATCGAGGAGCACGAGGTCGACGCCCGCGACACCAAGCTGGGCCCGGAGGAGATCACCCGCGACATCCCCAACGTCAGCGAGGAGATGCTCGCTGACCTGGACGAGCGCGGCATCATCCGGATCGGCGCCGAGGTCGTCCCCGGCGACATCCTGGTCGGCAAGGTCACCCCGAAGGGTGAGACCGAGCTGACCCCGGAGGAGCGCCTGCTCCGCGCCATCTTCGGCGAGAAGGCCCGGGAGGTCCGGGACACCTCGCTGAAGGTTCCGCACGGCGAGACCGGCACGGTCATCGGCGTCCGGACGTTCTCCCGCGAGGACGGCGACGAGCTGCCCCCGGGTGTCAACGAGCTGGTCCGGGTCTACGTCGCCCAGAAGCGGAAGATCCAGGACGGCGACAAGCTCGCCGGCCGGCACGGCAACAAGGGCGTCATCTCCAAGATCCTGCCGGTCGAGGACATGCCGTTCCTGGAGGACGGCACCCCGGTCGACATCGTGCTCAACCCGCTGGGTGTGCCCTCGCGTATGAACATCGGCCAGGTCCTGGAGACCCACCTCGGGTGGATCGCCAAGACCGGTTGGTCGGTCGAGGGTGAGGACGAGGACTGGAAGCGTCAGCTCCGCTCGATCGAGGCCCACGAGTCTTCCGCCGACAGCAACGTCGCGACCCCGGTCTTCGACGGTGCCCAGGAGGAGGAGATCAAGGGTCTGCTCGAGTCGACGCTGGTCAACCGCGACGGTAAGCGGCTGGTCAACGGCGACGGTAAGGCGCAGCTGTTCGACGGCCGCTCCGGTGAGCCGCTGCCGGACCCGATCTCGGTCGGCTACGTCTACATCCTCAAGCTGAACCACCTGGTCGACGACAAGATCCACGCTCGGTCGACCGGCCCGTACTCGATGATCACGCAGCAGCCGCTGGGTGGTAAGGCGCAGTTCGGTGGCCAGCGGTTCGGCGAGATGGAGTGCTGGGCCATGCAGGCCTACGGGGCGGCCTACGCCCTGCAGGAGCTGCTCACCATCAAGTCCGACGACGTCCTGGGCCGAGTGAAGGTCTACGAGGCCATCGTCAAGGGCGAGAACATCCCGGAGCCGGGAATCCCGGAGTCGTTCAAGGTGCTTCTCAAGGAGCTCCAGTCGCTGTGCCTGAACGTTGAGGTGCTGTCCAGCGACGGTGTGGCGCTCGAGATGCGCGAGACCGACGACGAGGTCTTCCGGGCCGCGGAGGAACTCGGCATCGACCTGTCCCGTCGCCCGAACGAGGGCGTCAGCAGCGTCGAAGAGATCTGA
- the secE gene encoding preprotein translocase subunit SecE, with amino-acid sequence MAEKDRPGDDVPGDDELLAAAAGGDVPDDNADDALVTAGGGTAVAERSDSESPKTKKSGRRSGLFGRVGGFFREVVSELRKVIWPTRKELLTYTAVVIVFVVIMTTIVAGLDYAFGKAMLWALG; translated from the coding sequence GTGGCCGAGAAGGACCGGCCCGGTGACGACGTCCCGGGCGACGACGAGCTGCTCGCCGCCGCCGCCGGTGGCGATGTTCCGGACGACAACGCCGATGACGCGCTGGTGACCGCCGGCGGTGGCACCGCCGTCGCCGAGCGGAGCGACTCGGAAAGCCCCAAGACCAAGAAGTCGGGTCGGCGTTCGGGTCTTTTCGGCCGGGTGGGCGGCTTCTTCCGTGAGGTCGTCAGCGAGCTTCGCAAGGTCATCTGGCCGACCCGTAAAGAGCTGCTCACCTACACCGCTGTGGTGATCGTCTTCGTGGTGATCATGACCACCATCGTGGCCGGCCTGGACTACGCGTTCGGTAAAGCGATGCTATGGGCGCTGGGCTGA
- the rplA gene encoding 50S ribosomal protein L1, translated as MAQRSKVYRAAVEKIDVNKLYEPKDAVVLAKETGSAKFDATVEVAMRLGVDPRKADQMVRGTVNLPHGTGKTARVIVFAQGAKAEEAVAAGADEVGTDELVARIQGGWLDFDAAIATPDQMAKIGRIARILGPRGLMPNPKTGTVTMDVTKAVNEIKGGKITFRVDKHSNLHLIIGKASFSPEQLIDNYGAVLDEVLRSKPSAAKGKYLKKVTITTTMGPGIQVDPNVHKNLRGSDATA; from the coding sequence ATGGCACAGCGCAGCAAGGTGTACCGCGCCGCCGTCGAGAAGATCGACGTCAACAAGCTCTACGAGCCGAAGGACGCGGTCGTCCTCGCCAAGGAGACCGGCTCCGCCAAGTTCGACGCCACCGTCGAGGTCGCGATGCGCCTCGGTGTCGACCCGCGTAAGGCCGACCAGATGGTCCGCGGCACCGTCAACCTGCCGCACGGCACCGGTAAGACCGCCCGCGTCATCGTGTTCGCCCAGGGCGCGAAGGCCGAGGAGGCCGTCGCGGCCGGCGCCGACGAGGTCGGCACCGACGAGCTCGTCGCCCGGATCCAGGGTGGCTGGCTGGACTTCGACGCCGCGATCGCGACGCCGGACCAGATGGCCAAGATCGGCCGGATCGCCCGGATCCTCGGCCCGCGTGGCCTCATGCCGAACCCGAAGACCGGCACCGTGACCATGGACGTCACCAAGGCCGTCAACGAGATCAAGGGCGGCAAGATCACCTTCCGGGTGGACAAGCACTCCAACCTGCACCTGATCATCGGCAAGGCGTCCTTCTCGCCGGAGCAGCTGATCGACAACTACGGCGCGGTCCTCGACGAGGTCCTGCGCTCGAAGCCGTCCGCCGCCAAGGGCAAGTACCTGAAGAAGGTCACCATCACCACCACGATGGGCCCCGGCATCCAGGTCGACCCGAACGTGCACAAGAACCTGCGCGGCTCGGACGCCACCGCCTGA
- a CDS encoding MaoC family dehydratase: MADALEPKTFRVTRADLVRYAGASGDFNPIHWSDRFATGVGLPGVIAHGMFTMALVGRAVTEWAGAPDAVVEFSVRFSRPVPVPDTDEGTEVVVSATVKEVTDEGHTRLSLTATCNGDKVLSLAQALISKR; this comes from the coding sequence ATGGCCGACGCATTGGAGCCGAAGACCTTTCGGGTGACCCGGGCCGATCTGGTCCGCTACGCGGGCGCCTCGGGCGACTTCAACCCCATCCACTGGAGTGACCGGTTCGCCACCGGCGTCGGGCTGCCCGGCGTCATCGCGCACGGCATGTTCACGATGGCTCTGGTGGGCCGTGCCGTCACCGAGTGGGCCGGCGCTCCGGACGCGGTGGTCGAGTTCAGCGTGCGTTTCAGCCGCCCCGTCCCGGTGCCCGACACCGACGAGGGGACCGAGGTCGTGGTGTCCGCCACGGTCAAGGAGGTCACCGATGAGGGGCACACTCGGCTGAGCCTGACTGCGACATGCAATGGGGACAAGGTACTGTCCTTGGCACAGGCGCTCATCAGTAAGCGGTAG
- the rplL gene encoding 50S ribosomal protein L7/L12, translating to MAKISTEDLLEAFKEMTLIELSEFVKQFEDVFDVKAAAPVAVAAAPGAAPAEAEAEKDSFDVVLEGDGGKKIQVIKVVRELTGLGLKEAKDAVESAPKAILEGVNKEKAEAAKAKLEGEGAKVTLK from the coding sequence ATGGCGAAGATCAGCACCGAAGACCTGCTCGAGGCCTTCAAGGAGATGACCCTCATCGAGCTCTCCGAGTTCGTGAAGCAGTTCGAGGACGTCTTCGACGTCAAGGCTGCCGCTCCGGTCGCCGTTGCCGCCGCCCCGGGTGCTGCCCCGGCCGAGGCCGAGGCCGAGAAGGACTCCTTCGACGTTGTCCTCGAGGGCGACGGTGGCAAGAAGATCCAGGTCATCAAGGTCGTGCGTGAGCTGACCGGCCTGGGCCTCAAGGAGGCCAAGGACGCCGTCGAGTCCGCCCCGAAGGCGATCCTCGAGGGTGTCAACAAGGAGAAGGCCGAGGCCGCCAAGGCCAAGCTCGAGGGTGAGGGCGCCAAGGTCACCCTCAAGTGA
- a CDS encoding MaoC family dehydratase N-terminal domain-containing protein: MPLDQSFVGRSWPPTEPYLVGREKIREFARAIGATDAAYHDPAAARALGYPDVVAPPTFPVAITMAASRQVIADPALGLDYTRVVHGDQRFAYTRPVVAGDALICVNSVDEITSRGGHEFITTRTEVTTEAGEPVVTVWSKLVQRGEEH; this comes from the coding sequence ATGCCTCTGGACCAATCGTTCGTCGGCCGTAGCTGGCCGCCCACCGAGCCGTACCTGGTCGGTCGGGAGAAGATCCGTGAGTTCGCCCGGGCGATCGGCGCCACCGACGCGGCGTACCACGACCCCGCGGCCGCGCGCGCCCTCGGCTATCCGGACGTGGTGGCCCCGCCCACCTTCCCGGTCGCGATCACCATGGCGGCCAGCCGTCAGGTCATCGCCGATCCCGCCCTGGGCCTCGACTACACCCGGGTGGTGCACGGCGACCAGCGGTTCGCCTACACCCGTCCGGTGGTCGCCGGGGACGCTCTGATCTGCGTCAACTCGGTGGACGAGATCACCAGCCGGGGTGGCCACGAGTTCATCACCACCCGGACCGAGGTGACCACCGAGGCCGGCGAGCCGGTGGTCACGGTCTGGTCGAAGCTGGTCCAGCGCGGTGAGGAGCACTGA
- a CDS encoding putative bifunctional diguanylate cyclase/phosphodiesterase produces the protein MVERSPVRHGGAQRAWLITWPLVVFALVCTAGFWVAEPGWYSAWPAGLAFFIAYLIAYRDVFNVVIWRSSFTVAVTDVPLVLALFYLPPVMVVLVVSGANLVHHYRANYPVTKLSFNVAKSAAGNCAALLLIASFAPIEDAGPRTWAILAAAVGLSYLVELLSLAGVFTLVQSPRTGRDALRAGFSAMTVDGINIVVGLIFLVALEATAWSAILLAILVAALVMVLRSYAEFFRRHRTLAEVYELTQAVRDESGRSGLPDVLLGRVRSLMQSEFATLWLAPQGRHPEVLLTARVEHRGLLDIAPIPEEVRQRAVEMKSAVGVGARFAETEDLRPCLRSAKVKDALVIPLRSGQAIIGTLEVVNRVGDNRTFREADVQVLETIAAHAAVAVENSRLVDRLRYDAYHDRLTGLPNRRRVIDALAESVKVRAEDEVVAIMLFDVDGQRNVNESMGHAAGDKLLVEAADRIRGIADPGALVGRIGGDEFVVTLRAASIDATIEIATRMRERLRGPMAVGSLTLDVNTAVGVSIYPDHGSDPETLLQRAELAANAAKVLPYGVQPFHPALESRAVRRLGIAADLRRALDNEQLEVYFQPKVTLADRHVLGVECLARWVHPAHGEVAPEDFVAVAEHTGQLARLTEVVLVAGLRRCRAWTDAERPLAIAVNLSARTLLDSHFPELVRDLLEEHGVDPGLVTFEVSEPGMLGDIERVLPSLYRLRDLGVRLSVDDFGTGASSLAYLRQWPVHEVKIDDSFVQGMATDSGDLAIVRAVIGLSREFGLTVVAEGVESELTLELLEEMGCEIGQGYLFSRPLPFERLEAWLSAQTEPESTPTGEVRRLRAVI, from the coding sequence ATGGTCGAGCGGTCCCCGGTCCGGCATGGTGGCGCGCAGCGGGCGTGGTTGATCACGTGGCCGCTGGTGGTGTTCGCCCTCGTTTGCACGGCGGGCTTCTGGGTGGCGGAGCCTGGGTGGTATAGCGCTTGGCCGGCCGGCCTCGCGTTCTTCATCGCGTACCTGATCGCCTATCGGGACGTTTTCAACGTCGTCATCTGGCGCAGCAGTTTCACGGTCGCGGTGACCGACGTGCCGCTCGTCCTGGCACTGTTCTACCTCCCACCGGTGATGGTGGTCCTGGTGGTGAGCGGCGCCAATCTGGTGCACCACTACCGGGCGAACTATCCGGTCACGAAACTCTCCTTCAACGTCGCCAAATCGGCCGCCGGCAACTGCGCGGCCCTGCTGCTGATCGCCTCCTTCGCGCCCATCGAGGACGCGGGCCCGCGCACCTGGGCCATCCTGGCCGCCGCGGTCGGCCTCAGCTATCTGGTCGAGCTCCTCAGCCTCGCCGGTGTGTTCACGCTCGTGCAGAGCCCGCGCACCGGCCGGGACGCGCTGCGCGCCGGCTTCTCGGCGATGACCGTCGACGGCATCAACATCGTGGTCGGCCTCATCTTCCTGGTCGCGCTCGAGGCGACCGCCTGGTCCGCCATCCTGCTCGCCATCCTGGTCGCCGCCCTGGTGATGGTCCTCCGGTCGTACGCGGAGTTCTTCCGCCGCCACCGGACCCTGGCCGAGGTCTACGAGCTGACCCAGGCGGTCCGGGACGAGAGCGGCCGCAGCGGTCTGCCTGACGTGCTGCTGGGCCGGGTGCGCTCGCTGATGCAGTCGGAGTTCGCGACGCTCTGGCTCGCCCCGCAGGGCCGGCACCCGGAGGTGCTGCTGACCGCCCGGGTCGAGCACCGCGGCCTGCTGGACATCGCACCCATACCGGAGGAGGTCCGCCAGCGGGCGGTCGAGATGAAGTCGGCGGTCGGTGTCGGCGCCCGCTTCGCCGAGACCGAGGACCTGCGGCCCTGCCTGCGGTCGGCGAAGGTCAAGGACGCCCTGGTCATCCCGTTGCGCTCGGGTCAGGCCATCATCGGCACGCTGGAGGTCGTCAACCGGGTCGGCGACAACCGTACCTTCCGGGAAGCCGACGTGCAGGTGCTTGAGACGATCGCCGCGCACGCCGCGGTCGCGGTGGAGAATTCGCGGCTGGTCGACCGGCTGCGCTACGACGCGTACCACGATCGGCTGACCGGCCTGCCCAACCGGCGCCGGGTGATCGACGCGCTCGCCGAGTCGGTCAAGGTCCGCGCCGAGGACGAGGTCGTCGCGATCATGCTGTTCGACGTCGACGGCCAGCGGAACGTGAACGAGTCGATGGGCCATGCGGCCGGCGACAAACTGCTCGTCGAGGCCGCCGACCGGATCCGCGGTATCGCCGACCCGGGAGCGCTGGTCGGCCGGATCGGTGGGGACGAGTTCGTGGTCACCCTGCGGGCCGCGAGCATCGACGCCACGATCGAGATCGCCACCCGGATGCGGGAGCGCCTGCGCGGCCCGATGGCGGTGGGCTCGCTCACCCTGGACGTGAACACGGCGGTCGGCGTCTCGATCTATCCCGACCACGGCAGCGACCCGGAGACCCTGCTCCAGCGGGCCGAGCTGGCCGCCAACGCGGCCAAGGTCCTTCCGTACGGCGTGCAGCCCTTCCATCCGGCCCTGGAGTCCCGTGCGGTCCGTCGCCTGGGCATCGCCGCGGACCTGCGCCGGGCCCTCGACAACGAGCAGCTGGAGGTCTACTTCCAGCCCAAGGTGACGCTCGCCGACCGGCACGTGCTGGGCGTCGAGTGCCTGGCCCGCTGGGTGCACCCGGCGCACGGCGAGGTCGCCCCGGAGGACTTCGTGGCGGTCGCCGAGCACACCGGCCAGCTGGCCCGCCTCACCGAGGTGGTGCTCGTCGCCGGCCTGCGCCGCTGCCGGGCCTGGACCGACGCGGAGCGGCCGCTCGCCATCGCGGTCAACCTCTCCGCCCGCACCCTGCTCGACTCGCACTTCCCGGAGCTGGTCCGGGACCTGCTGGAGGAGCACGGGGTGGATCCCGGCCTGGTCACCTTCGAGGTGTCCGAGCCGGGCATGCTGGGCGACATCGAGCGGGTCCTGCCGTCCCTCTACCGGCTGCGCGACCTGGGGGTGCGCCTCAGTGTCGACGACTTCGGGACGGGCGCCTCGTCGCTGGCCTATCTGCGCCAGTGGCCGGTCCACGAGGTGAAGATCGACGACAGTTTCGTCCAGGGCATGGCCACCGATTCGGGTGACCTCGCGATCGTCCGCGCGGTGATCGGCCTGTCCCGGGAGTTCGGCCTCACCGTGGTCGCCGAGGGTGTGGAGAGCGAACTGACCCTGGAGCTGCTCGAGGAGATGGGCTGCGAGATCGGTCAGGGCTATCTGTTCAGCCGGCCCCTGCCGTTCGAGCGTCTGGAGGCCTGGCTGAGCGCTCAGACCGAGCCGGAGTCCACTCCCACCGGTGAGGTCCGCCGGCTTCGAGCAGTCATCTGA
- the nusG gene encoding transcription termination/antitermination protein NusG: protein MPEYDDETAQFADEQSSLETEEPVEAAEPVEAQAPEADEDYDPVKELRQKLRYAPGDWYVVHSYAGYENKVKTNLETRITSLDMEEFIFQVEVPTREEVEVKNGKRNQVQAKVFPGYILVRMDLSPESYSCVRNTPGVTGFVGATDRVDRPAPLSLDEVLKWLAPAVQAEEKKAKPEVKVLDFEVGDSVTVTDGAFASLPASISEINADQQKLKVLVSIFGRETPVELNFNQVTKI, encoded by the coding sequence GTGCCTGAGTACGACGACGAGACCGCGCAGTTTGCTGACGAGCAGTCGTCGCTGGAGACCGAAGAGCCGGTCGAGGCCGCCGAGCCGGTCGAGGCTCAGGCGCCCGAGGCTGACGAGGACTACGACCCGGTCAAGGAGCTGCGGCAGAAGCTGCGCTACGCCCCCGGCGACTGGTATGTCGTGCACTCCTACGCGGGCTACGAGAACAAGGTCAAGACCAACCTCGAGACCCGGATCACGAGCCTCGACATGGAGGAGTTCATCTTCCAGGTCGAGGTGCCGACCCGCGAAGAGGTCGAGGTCAAGAACGGCAAGCGCAACCAGGTGCAGGCCAAGGTCTTCCCCGGCTACATCCTGGTCCGGATGGACCTGAGCCCGGAGTCCTACTCCTGCGTGCGCAACACGCCCGGTGTGACCGGCTTCGTGGGCGCCACCGACCGGGTCGACCGGCCGGCCCCGCTCTCCCTCGACGAGGTGCTGAAGTGGCTGGCCCCGGCTGTCCAGGCCGAGGAGAAGAAGGCGAAGCCCGAGGTCAAGGTGCTCGACTTCGAGGTGGGCGACTCGGTCACGGTGACCGACGGCGCGTTCGCCTCGCTGCCGGCCTCGATCAGCGAGATCAACGCCGACCAGCAGAAGCTCAAGGTCCTGGTGTCGATCTTCGGCCGGGAGACCCCGGTCGAGCTGAACTTCAACCAGGTCACCAAGATCTGA